One Buteo buteo chromosome 5, bButBut1.hap1.1, whole genome shotgun sequence DNA window includes the following coding sequences:
- the RNF186 gene encoding E3 ubiquitin-protein ligase RNF186, whose amino-acid sequence MEKSTDKLNHENGSTAPGVPQAEKDSPAPTAEGAAEVSRAGPLTENTADVKRLGFTEECVKEIERPSGTERGSPDAFKPSISERDCPKSKPLIMLMNSNSPEVHSFEVNHQCSTTTSIDMDCLVCFNKYNIYRVPKLLDCQHAFCAVCLKLILRKEESTWIITCPLCRKATSVSGGLIRTLQNKEDIMEHLENPDSNPEVHVSAIGLDSNSWTQTSQDALYRDENIPADNRLAIQRLVLLLLLVVILTIVILPFISSGLIKWVICLLLTLGLVMSIVLCCTPKFYWRCNRDSLASSHKETHITTIA is encoded by the coding sequence ATGGAGAAATCCACTGACAAGCTGAACCATGAAAATGGATCGACAGCTCCTGGAGTACCACAGGCTGAAAAGGACAGTCCTGCGCCCACTGCAGAAGGTGCTGCAGAAGTGAGCAGAGCAGGACCCCtaacagaaaacactgcagaTGTGAAGAGACTGGGATTCACTGAAGAATGTGTTAAAGAAATTGAGAGACCTTCAGGCACAGAGCGAGGCAGTCCTGATGCCTTTAAACCATCgatttcagaaagagactgtCCAAAGTCAAAGCCTCTCATTATGCTAATGAACTCAAACTCTCCCGAAGTACACAGTTTTGAAGTGAACCACCAGTGTTCAACCACAACATCTATTGATATGGACTGCCTAGTCTGCTTCAACAAGTACAACATCTACAGAGTACCAAAGCTCCTGGACTGCCAGCATGCCTTCTGTGCAGTCTGCCTCAAGCTTATCCTCAGGAAAGAGGAGAGTACCTGGATAATCACCTGCCCCCTGTGCAGAAAAGCCACTTCTGTGTCAGGAGGACTCATCCGCacacttcaaaataaagaagACATCATGGAGCACTTGGAAAACCCTGATTCTAATCCTGAGGTACATGTCTCTGCCATAGGGCTAGACAGCAATAGCTGGACTCAGACCAGCCAAGATGCTTTATACAGAGACGAAAACATTCCAGCAGACAACAGACTGGCTATACAGAGACTTGTGCTGCTCCTGCTTCTTGTGGTGATTCTCACTATCGTCATCCTCCCATTTATATCCTCAGGTCTGATAAAATGGGTAATTTGTCTCCTGCTTACTTTGGGGTTGGTCATGTCTATAGTGCTTTGCTGCACTCCTAAATTCTACTGGAGGTGTAATAGGGACTCGCTCGCCTCCTCCCACAAGGAGACCCACATCACTACTATTGCCTGA